The genomic interval ATATAAGGAGAAGTGtttgaaagtgaaaaatgaACACAGGATATCCAGCAAAAGAGGGAATGGACAAAGTAATCTTTGCTAAAGGAGGAAGGGCGCCTTATATAGGCATGCTTGATGGTTGATATCCCGAGGCAGCAGGAACCCACACACCCCACTGAGTACCAAAATCCCACGATCACCACAATTCCAACAGATCGTATCCAATGATGTGAAGTGGGAAATAAATAACCGCCTGAAGCAAGTAATGACTAGGGGATTGAAGGGGCACCATTTAATGTGGAACAGAAACATCAAAATACATCCCTGCAAGCTGGAAACAAACCATTGCAAGATatagagtaaagaaaaaaaaggccaTTCAGACATAGCTGGGGGATAAGAGTGCAATAGGTGAGTGCCCAAGAAGTCTGCAACCCCTATCCCGTAAAAGAAAAGGCTGCATAGTCACAAGTGCAAAGGTTGATTAAACAGGGGAGGAAAGGTAGAATTTCCCTTGAATCTGTTCGAGAGGAATTGGTGGGGTAACTATAAGGGGGTTTTCCCCACTTCACAAGCCCACTGACCTTTAACCCAATAGCCAGCTTGAGGGTCCAAACTTACCCATGAAGTAAGGCGCCTACAAGGACAAGTAAAAAATGATGGCTGATGGGACGGACAAGCTTGACGTTGCTCAGCCACACTCCGATCATGGGGACTTGTCTAGGGTAGAAGGGGAAAGATTGAGAAACCTTGATCCTCCTGACATCGAACATCAACATATCATCAAAGATAAATCAAATCAGCGAATCGTgctgcattaatggcaccaccaCCCGAgctacatgccacattaatgacgcagGTCCTCGGGATCGAATCTGGTTTGGTAAGAGGTTTGAGACATTCTTTATAGCATGTCGGTTCATACTACACGGCTTTGACTTCAGAAGTTAATAAttttaccaaagatttagacaCTGCACGCCAAGAAATTGAGCAGATGaagtcgagacagcaagagttggAGTCTCTCTTATCACGTTTCCAAGAGTAACaaagagaccaggaggaaagaatacgcattGAAGCTAAAGAACAAGTCCAGAGGGATACGCTGGTTCAGATGGAATGTGTTATGTCATTGCAGTAGGATCGCTTTGgcgagaaaagaagaagaaataaacctATGACTgttcaaaacttttgttttttaattttgcaactctataaaatattttcattagatGATGCTATTAGTGGCAAAGTATGATACAATTtgtatacttttaattttatgaaattattagttctaATCAATATGTttaaatgtaaagaaaaaacgTTCGATAAATAAGTTTGAATGTAAGGCactatgttcgaatgtatacACTCCACAAATGTTCAAACTTATTCAGTTAATGTTCGAATGACTAaaaaatatacgttcgaacagacTGATTAACCATCCGAATGTTAACTCtttgacgttcgaacaatttCCCATTAACGTGCAAATGCGACATTCAAACGTCACAacacaaacgttcgaacgtgtctatgtttgaacgtaaaaaTAGAACATTATCATTCGCATGCTAATCGGTCAGGCAAACATTCAAACGTTATTCAGTACGTGCAAACGTTACTTTCTACGATGCAATTTGACTGCTACAAAAACttttcatgttcgaatgttaTATCTCACGTAAGACTTCCAACtgtcataaaaaaatcttttagtgacggttgtacAGTTAACCATCACAAAATACTTTCTGTGATGCCTTTTTGGTGACGACTGTGTTGACGGTGTTTGTGACGGTTTTGCCCATCACAATAGataaaatttgttgtagtggggTGAGGTAGAAGAATAGAATGATGAAGGCCACAAAGATGGACCAGAaggtgattttagatttttaacgTTTTTGACTTTATGTTCCTATTTGCCCTAATTTTgattaatgattatatatatatattatttttttggtcttTATTTGGTAAGACGTTTATTTAGGTAATGAGTTTGGAAGGTACAGTTGTTAATCGAATCCTCTCTCTATTCGATTTCTTAATTagttttgtcttcttttttttttcttaattctttgtTACAATGGTATGAGAACTTGAGAGGTGGTTGGTAGTTGAAGTTTTCGCCGATCCCTTCCTTTCaagctctttttttctttatttttttgttgttttgtttatctcataatttaaatatacacTAATTTTTATAGGTACATTACAACAATTATATATTGTTGTTATTTAAGctgtttttgaaaaaacaaagaggTGCGTAAAGGGTATGCATCTTGTAAGGGTTTTGACGGGTAAATATGCAATGAACTATTGTTTGGCCAGtcttctctcccttttttttgtCAGTTTCTTCTCCACTCTCTTTCACTCTACCTCTTACCTCTCACCTCCTCACCGAAAACCCAACCCCTCACCCTAAGGCCTTAACAGTTGTAACCCACCCCTCCCTTTTTTGCAATCAACTGCATCTTCTAAGCTCTCCCATGTTCCTTTTTTCACCCGCAATTTTGCTTATTTTTCTTCACTTCCCTTGATACTTTGAAGGCTACAATCAAAGCAtttgaccccccccccccaactatTCACACACCTCCCCCACTGAAACAACTATCCTTCCTTCAACCCATAGTGATTGTCATCCACCCTACTTCTTTGAACCCTCTATTGTCTCTCTTTGCTAGGACTTTCAagattttcatacatacctACGACATGAAACTAGAAGCGATGGCATCTATCTTAGCTTGGTTTTCTACATAACACTATACTATGCCCTTATAATTTGGATTGTCTAAATAATCACATTACTGGCTCGGAGGAACGTACCCTCCAATCTTCAAAAACACTTTCGAGTTGTAGGGATGAGGAGCCCACGATCGACTTGGGATGCTGAGAGGATGTGCCCCTAGCACAGATCTTCATAAATCCTTATAGTTTGCGATCGACTTGGGATGATGTGCATGTACTCCTTGGCTCCAATCTTCATAAATCATTCTGAGTCGTGGGATGTGGCGTCCACAGATTGAGAAATTCACCTCAAACTTGATGTGAGAGCTAGAGTATAGTTTGCTAGGCCATGGTTCGGTACCCAAGTACTACGAGTGAATAGTAACAGATGAAATTGGCTGCTAGAGCCAAGAGCTGGCCAAAACCAGTTGAGAGTCGGTCAGTTAGGGGTCAAAAACCTTAGAAATTGAAGTCGGTCGATTCTAGTTTGAACCGTGTTCAAACCAATTAATtgatagatataatatattatttattttattcttaaataaaatgaagCCATTTAACTTAAGTCAGCTAACGGTAACGTTTTATAACTACgttttaggaaaaaataataacaaacaattctgtttggtttaatacaccaaacATGTTTTATGGTAGGGCCTCATAACCTTGAACCCCTCCCTTCCCTCTTATTCATCTATGATTCTCACTCCTATCTCACGTTGTCTCGTCTCTCACTGCATCCGTGCATCGTGCCTCACTGCCTCTCTCCTCTCTTAAGCCACTCAGCCTCTCCCTCTGCTAGCATCCATTCTGACCGACCGTCCAagctctctcactcatctcttCTCTATTCACCTCTGTCTATGATTCCACCTATCTCACTCTCATCTCTCCGAGTTCTCACAGTCTATTCTTGGTCCTTTTACACCGGTGGCCCACGGATGTTCATTTATCCCTACATCTCCCATAAAATTGATTTCCCTTCACCCCTACAACCTATTCCACACAATcggtaatatatactatatatgagGGTCAGTTTTGATgtttgataattaatttttcctattatttgaTGTTTAACTTGTTTATTGTACAAgcattataaaatttttggagcACATTTTTAAGACTATGAATAGTAATCCGAGAGTTATTTCCCATTGTGAGGGTGCTACATGCTtggtttagtattttttttttgcatgaaaaaaatttattattgttaatttattatgttcTAATTGTGTTGTGAAATTGTTTTGATGTAAATTATGGAAAGATGAGTAAACTAAAATCTAGATTAGAGTCTTAGACTTGTGATATTGCCATCTTGCAAACAAGCTACTCTGTAGTTGTGTTATGCGGTattctgttttgttttcttctttctttttttagttttttgtgtttcgtaattatttatgtaattaacaTGTTAGATGGGTTCTTTGTCTACTACAATTGATGTTGATTCAAATGAACTGACCATTAACTTGAGAGATGATTTGTGAGATACCCAAACATTAGGACCCCTGAGTGCTCCTACCAATTGTACTTGTCTACTTCCTAAGAAACGGAAGAGTATGGATCTGTCAATTGTTTGGGAGCATTTTATGAAGGTGGAGGGTTGTCTTGTAGATGAGCGTATGGTtaagtgtaattattgtggcTGGATGTATGCTTGCCACACAAAGAGAATCGAATCTTACAACCATGCAAAATGATTTGCTTTCATGTCCCATAAATCCTCATAAACATGGGCCTTTGGATCAGTACCAAAAAATATTAGTGGGTGAGGCAACACCCAAGGAGGGGGTTGGAGATAGTGATGGTAATACGATGAGGAATCTTGTAACTCATAAGTATAGTGAAGAGGTTGTGAGGTTGTCTATTCACAAGATGGTAATTACATATGAGTAgccatttagaattgttgaaaGAGTCTTACAAGTCACATATCTTGGCTCTCAAAGATCTTGAATCAATCTCACTAGAAATTAGCCAAATATGTGTTATGTTGTAAAAGAAGTTGTTGGCAACTAATGAAAGAAACAATTCCCCTTTTACCAattgcaaaataaattataatgaaaggGCTTGAGGTTCTAAGAGTAGAATTCCAATATGAACATTACAATACAAAATGCATGCCCATAAAAACCTTTGTTTATTGTAAAACCACGTTAGTTAGCAgcaaaataagaagaaaaggaatTGCCAAACTAAGATTTTATTCATAGGCCAATAATTGTGCAAATTTGGATAGAAAGAGTGTAAATATAAGCCTCTTTGCATCACAACTATAGAGAATAGGAAGTGAGAACCATCACAACCTAATTGGTTATTGTGCATATAGAGGCTTCATACATTGTATTGGTATGAAAAGCAACGAAGTGTATTTCTCACATTGTACTATTCTGTGTAAAGCTCAGATTTGGACAACCTTGGAGTTGGAATTGCAACTGttggattcttcttctttgtaaCCACACCATAAGTGTCTGAAACATCAATCTTTGAACCTAGTGGCAATTTCCATTCGAAGGAGTGCAAAAATGAAGCCAGGATGTATTTGAGTGTCCTTTCCCCTAATGTAAGACCCGCGCATATTCTTCTCCCTGACCCAAatggaaaatacttaaaattgttGCCCGAATAATCAACTCTACCATAACCATCGTTTAGAAACCTCTCAGGTATGAATTCCAATGGATTGTCCCAATACTTTGAGTTCCTTTGTATAGCCCAAACATTCACGAAAATACTAGAACCTTTGGGTACATGGTACCCTCCAATGATGCAAGATTCGCTTGGAGTACGAGGTACTAGGAAAGGAAAAGGTGGGTGCAGACGAAACGTCTCTTTAATTACAGCATCTAAATACTGTAATTTGGGCAAATGGGATTCTTCGACTAAGTTATCCATCCCCACAATTTCTGTTAATTCTTCATGGACTTTTCTCATTGTCTCTGAATGTTTCATCAGCCTTGCCATCACCCATTCCGACATTGTCGTTATGGTGTCGGATGCACCCACCACTATGTCCTATTTAAACATGAGTAAGGTGATTCGTGATCAgttgaattgaaaattgaaaaacaaaaataaaaataaaataaaatttaattgagACACAAAAGTAGAAAAGTGGACAAATACATACCAAAAGCACGGCCTTGAGTTGGGTCATGCTAATCGAATATGCACCGTTGTTCTGCTCCTTTATTTCCAAGAGAACTTGCAAAAAGTCCTTTCGTCCTGTCTTTGTCTTTCCATCTTCTTTGGCCTTGGCCAAACTCTTCATCTGTTTGTCAATGACATAATCAAGTACTCGGTCAATGCTTTGGGAAATCCCCTTTACTTCCCTTACGATCCCTTGTAAATCAAAACTTGCTAATGCGGGGAAAAGGTCCGAAACATTTGGCTTTGCAAGTAGCAACATTAAATTCGAAAACATATTCTTAAAGTCAGCTCCAAACTTAGCCCCTTCCTCCCCTTGTAGCGTGCCGCCCCACAACATGTTCATGATGGCATTCATCGCCGTCACAAATGCCAGTTCTCCTAAATCTACTTGggtatctattttttcatacaCATTTTTAATGGTGTTCCTTACCTCTTCTCTGCGTAAAGTGAAGGTAGTATCAAGATTTGATGGACTAAGCATCTCTCTCACAAACATCTTTCGCAACATCTTCCAGTTTGGACCATTCGGGGAAAAAGCAATATCGACTCCCCCATATGTGATTGCAAGTACAGCTTTGTTCACATCACGGTTGGAGAATAATGCATCTTGGTCACGAACAACTTCTTTAACTAGCGAGGGGGAGCTAATTACAATGCACAACTTATTTGCAAACCAAACCTTATAGATGGGGCCGTAGATCCCACACAATTGCTCAAATTTTATATGAAGTTCTGTACCTATAAACGGAAGGTACCCGACTATTGGCAAGCCACGAGGACCTGGTGGCAATGGAGGTACTGCAgcctttctttgtttcttgatGGCCCAGAGCAACCATAACACCGCAAAAATACCTATCAAAACAGTGAGAGTTGAACTGGAAAATCTCTCATCACCAGCATAAGACTTCCACCATCCCATCGCAGAAGCTGCATTCAAATGTAGGtcgatgtgaaaaaaaaagggtcaaaatacggaatatatattttttgtgagttGTGTTGAAGCATCTCCTGGAAGGCAAGGAcgaagatagaatgagatttatCAGTGTTAAGCACAGATAATTTACTTAGaactttgtttcaaattttcgTAACCTAGACTACGTACGTTtacaatgtatttttttttttaattaactttgaaatattttgcaTGTTCAGAAGAGCTGGACTAGGAGTGATAATAAGGGTCTCTTGGGTTGAGTTCGGGTttgctcaaatattttttttttcttttgtgctatatataatgattttgacgatcttaattaatctgccctttttattatcttaacaTGCATGACTCATTATATCAAATTGGtggtgtgtgtatgtatatatatatatatatatgtgtgtgtacgCGCGCTGTAACCACTTATATAATTCgtttaataaaatgatcatgcacctaaaaaagaaatgattatatatgttgaatTAACACAAACAAACTTTATCAATCCgttttgcttaattaatttaaatggattaaattgaaagaatttatatcttataaacattttaacttgTATCAAAGTATATAGATTAGtaacaaaatcaatttgaaaattgcATTGATACCCATAGCCATAATTAATACACATTTCCATCTTCTCAACATTTATCTAGATATCCAAGGAAAATGGACTTTTGATCTCATAAAATTCATCTAAATAAAGAAATACataacaaatcatattccaTGAATCATTTCCAAAATTTATTATCGACACTAAACCactgaaagggaaaaaagaaaaagaaaaaaaattaaattaaattaaaaattaaaaaaaataatactaaggTGGTCTTAGAgctttatttaataatttaaagaatattgTTTAATTAGACAAATTTTGCAAGTTAAGAAAGTTGACACGCATTACGATTTCATTTGAAtactaagaatattttaaatgatcgGTGAATAATAGTGACCAGTAATAATACAGTAattaatagtttataaataataatagtattgaGAAACTGTGAAATTAGAGCAGTAAAGGGCCATGATGTGATGTTTTTGGCgggacttatatatatatatatatatgataagaaaatttttttaactgtCCATCGCATTATTCACTTATTTTTATCGTCAGTGATTGTGAAAAGATATTGAAAGCCACGATAATTAATAGAGTATTATAAGTATGGATACAAAATGTAAACAGTACAATAACATAAGAAAACAAGTAAAAAGATTTGaggaaatatttttagaattgatAAATGAAGAGACTTACAAGTTGGAACTTTGGATGAAAGTCACGTACAGCTTCTTTGAGAAcaagagttttaaaaatatagagaCCGATCAAGCTTTTAGTATTCTGCTGTACTTATGTTTCAGCACGCCTTCTTATATAGAGACTGAAGTCTTGAATTATTTGCTTCTCAGTCTAGCTACTTTCTCCAAAGTCAAATAATCTTTTGAGTCAAAGATATTGCTTTCAATCCCAAACAAATATACAACTAAAAACACAGcttcaagatttaaaaaataaaaacgacttcataataatatttaaaaaaataaataaataaagcataataaaatacatgcaaaGCCACCCGTGGAGCAGCCACCACGAGGCCATGGCTGTGTTTTTACggtcctatttttttaaaatatatttttaaaattgactaattattatatcatccaaagaattaaaaaatttactactttttttaaactctATAAAAGAATCCTTAATAAATTTAAGAGATTTTAAAGTTACCCATTAATACCCcttcattttccaaatattattacgaattatttttttcaaatgtgagTTTACACTATTTTAGTTTCGATAATTTAGAGATTGAGGAAGAAACCTAATttcgaaaagagaaaaaaaaagtgttagagaatatcatgtaattttatctatttttcatttattaagaTTTGATATCCATGATTATCAAAATTGTATCAAGTCGTCTTTTAATTTGAGCCGACAATTTATAACACTAcaacttaaatgattttttgcgACGGTTAGGAAATTGTTACAGTGCTCATGGATAAACTTAGGATAGAAGACATAGAGAATATAGAGGTCAGACACAAAAAAGAATTTCCTGGATGGTTTGAATAATGTGTATGCATTTTAAATATCCGATGatcacttaaaatcactttgaaccattttaattagaaacatatgacatacatttatatatagtagtacttttccttcttcaacaaaaaaaaattaaaatatttatccttAACTAGATGGACAATGTGAGAAcgaacaagaaaaaagaaaaacaaaagtcatGCATGAAAcatataagtttaaaaaaaataaaaaattttttgaaggagattcaaaagaagaatagaaaagGATTACATaccatgagtttttttttttaatatataacttttgacttttagaatttttaaagcaaaaattttaaatttgccagagaaattcaaatttttattagatttggctatatttggaaaaattataaactatattctatatatttataattcttttctagaaaattataagattattatAATGTCTTGGTCTTTGGATCGATGAGGAactttttcaacattttaaagggaaatttgtctattttataaatcttgAAAAGGTTATTACAACATAAGTTATTAGCATTAGGTGGTTCTTGTCATTGAAAGGCCAGGTACGTtataactaggggtgtaaatgcaaaccgaaaaatcggtcCCGACCAGACCGGTTTTACCTATTTTGAACCAGTCCAGTCTGGGACCAGTTCTTGAAATGTGAAAACTAGCCGGAATCGATCCCgttccggttttaggattttttggaccggaccggttgataaaaaatatataaaaataatatttgtatatataagttttatatataatgtatagttataaatttatatgtgaaatttttatatataatatatatattatacatattcatatatgaaataatttcatattataatttataaattattacaaaaaatgttgatactaatatataagtttataactaataataatattaaatatatagtttataactaatactaatatatagtttataactaatactaatatataactatactaataggctaatattaatactattatatagtctaatatattatatagttatactaatatataagtctataactatttaactaatactaatagtttaatatagactatagactatagttttacttatactaatatagttatactaaatcactataactaataataaatatatgactataatgtattacaaatagttattctaatcactgtaactaatagtctaatactaatatttataataatattagagtctaatactatattactattagtaatatactttaagtctaatatattatatagctacactaatatataactaatattaatatatagatatactaatagtctaatatagactatagttatagttatactaatctatattaaatcactataagtctataataattttttttaataggttaaatcactataacaaaatatatataactataaatatattgttattatttttatatggtaTTAAATTACTCTAagaaacggcgccgttcccCCCCCCTTCAAGAACTGCGCCGCACATAATAGGCTAATAGCCTCCGTCGCATCCTCCAGTCCCTCCGTCGGTgcccctctcttcctcactctccGCCTCTCTGCGACTCACGGCCTCCATCTATGCCCTCTCACGGCCTCTCTGCATCCAACGTTCCCGGCctcacctctcttcctcactctctcAGCGTCTCACGTAGCCCTCCCATCTCTCACGCAGCCGGCAACCCCTCTCTCACGTCTCTCTGTTTCgacaataatttttcttgagGATCTTTATTTGTCTAACGTCAATACTCAATAGTGAAGCACTGAAGCTCTGTTTGTTTGATCTGCAATGATATGTTTGGGTTACGGacttcctagttttttttttctaaggaccACGTTAGCCTAAAGTTTTGTTTGATTAAGCATCTGAGATTCTGAGTTGaatgaaagctttcaagtgGCTTTGCTCCACTGCATATCATCTGTTTTTAACTGATTTTATCATCtgcatgtgcatatcattatcaTCGATTCATCTGCCAAGTCCAAAATCCCATTACTCTCTTATATGTTCCAAAATGATTTTATCATCTGCATCTGTAGATTACAACATCTCATATTGTTTTAAACTGTGAagctcaacaaaaataaataaaaataa from Juglans regia cultivar Chandler chromosome 2, Walnut 2.0, whole genome shotgun sequence carries:
- the LOC109017724 gene encoding flavonoid 3'-monooxygenase CYP75B137-like isoform X1 → MGWWKSYAGDERFSSSTLTVLIGIFAVLWLLWAIKKQRKAAVPPLPPGPRGLPIVGYLPFIGTELHIKFEQLCGIYGPIYKVWFANKLCIVISSPSLVKEVVRDQDALFSNRDVNKAVLAITYGGVDIAFSPNGPNWKMLRKMFVREMLSPSNLDTTFTLRREEVRNTIKNVYEKIDTQVDLGELAFVTAMNAIMNMLWGGTLQGEEGAKFGADFKNMFSNLMLLLAKPNVSDLFPALASFDLQGIVREVKGISQSIDRVLDYVIDKQMKSLAKAKEDGKTKTGRKDFLQVLLEIKEQNNGAYSISMTQLKAVLLDIVVGASDTITTMSEWVMARLMKHSETMRKVHEELTEIVGMDNLVEESHLPKLQYLDAVIKETFRLHPPFPFLVPRTPSESCIIGGYHVPKGSSIFVNVWAIQRNSKYWDNPLEFIPERFLNDGYGRVDYSGNNFKYFPFGSGRRICAGLTLGERTLKYILASFLHSFEWKLPLGSKIDVSDTYGVVTKKKNPTVAIPTPRLSKSELYTE
- the LOC109017724 gene encoding flavonoid 3'-monooxygenase CYP75B137-like isoform X2; this translates as MGWWKSYAGDERFSSSTLTVLIGIFAVLWLLWAIKKQRKAAVPPLPPGPRGLPIVGYLPFIGTELHIKFEQLCGIYGPIYKVWFANKLCIVISSPSLVKEVVRDQDALFSNRDVNKAVLAITYGGVDIAFSPNGPNWKMLRKMFVREMLSPSNLDTTFTLRREEMKSLAKAKEDGKTKTGRKDFLQVLLEIKEQNNGAYSISMTQLKAVLLDIVVGASDTITTMSEWVMARLMKHSETMRKVHEELTEIVGMDNLVEESHLPKLQYLDAVIKETFRLHPPFPFLVPRTPSESCIIGGYHVPKGSSIFVNVWAIQRNSKYWDNPLEFIPERFLNDGYGRVDYSGNNFKYFPFGSGRRICAGLTLGERTLKYILASFLHSFEWKLPLGSKIDVSDTYGVVTKKKNPTVAIPTPRLSKSELYTE